Proteins co-encoded in one Prevotella sp. E13-27 genomic window:
- a CDS encoding GumC family protein — protein MSDKVEIDLEDLDDLKDLIGDERKGASFSFQKVFAHVVLNWQWYVLSLVICMSTAYIYLRYAQPIYQVSARMLVKDENKNSRTSVRQILPNMEDFGIMNNSSGFDNELEILQSPVTVLDAVKRLKLYTEYRLDGHIQKQLLYANQPVSVDIDPMSLDSLDYYMLEGIRSIQMAITKKGEGYHADIGLVYNGKVMKEYGEDIDSLGTSVKTDYGTISFMSNPKYNTYKEDRFNKGFALHVTIRPPMVVALGYMGRMGVAPTSKETSIASIVVNDENVKRGIDFINMLVLCYNDQANIDKNEVARKTEEFINQRLEKIDAELGTTENSLENYKKRNAVTQLEADAAQSLQLSAQYAARLADINTQLQLLDYLRQYVDNSENRYKLIPANIGMDDRASTQLIADYNKTVQERNRLMRSASEQSPQVQSLTKTLDDMEISIRQAFAQARHSAELQRSSIQGQYGKYQSRIGSTPEQERVLNQIGRQQEVRSGLYLLLLQKREENSISLAATADKGKLIAMPLYMGQVSPRKGMILGTAFIIGLLIPFVILFVIELLRYRIEGREDVASLTKVPIVADVPIASESVKTAAGIVVQADKNSQIDEVFRALRTNVQFMMAENEKIILFTSSISGEGKTFLAANLAVSFALLGKRVMLVGCDIRKPALGRLFGMSNLKQGLTNLLRSEHVTAELLHNESCNSGVHPGLDLLLSGPIPPNPTELLSRKTLKEVLDLLSEEYDYIILDTAPVGLVTDTLLLAHYANVCCFVCRADYTPKANVSLLDSLAQEEKLPNACVVLNGVDMSKRKYGYYYGYGRYGKYGRYGKYGRYGYGSYGYGNYASSHYGDKNDGSIKR, from the coding sequence ATGTCAGACAAAGTAGAAATTGATTTGGAAGACCTCGACGACCTGAAAGACCTTATAGGCGACGAGAGAAAAGGAGCGAGTTTTAGCTTCCAGAAAGTATTTGCCCACGTGGTGCTGAACTGGCAGTGGTATGTGCTTTCTTTAGTGATCTGCATGAGTACTGCCTACATCTATTTGCGCTATGCCCAACCCATCTATCAGGTGTCGGCCAGGATGTTGGTAAAGGATGAGAACAAGAATTCGAGGACTTCGGTCAGGCAGATTCTTCCGAACATGGAAGATTTCGGTATCATGAACAACTCCAGCGGTTTCGATAATGAGTTAGAGATACTGCAGTCGCCGGTAACGGTGCTTGATGCCGTGAAGCGCCTGAAACTCTATACGGAGTATCGGCTCGATGGGCACATACAGAAACAGCTGCTCTATGCCAACCAGCCGGTCAGCGTAGATATCGACCCAATGTCACTCGACTCGTTGGACTACTATATGCTGGAGGGCATCCGTTCCATACAGATGGCTATCACAAAGAAAGGAGAGGGCTATCATGCCGACATTGGGCTGGTTTACAATGGGAAAGTCATGAAGGAGTACGGTGAAGACATAGATTCGCTTGGCACATCAGTCAAGACAGATTACGGTACAATCTCTTTCATGAGCAACCCAAAGTATAATACATACAAAGAAGACCGTTTCAATAAGGGATTCGCGCTCCATGTCACTATACGTCCGCCCATGGTGGTGGCACTCGGATATATGGGACGGATGGGCGTGGCACCGACATCGAAGGAAACCTCGATTGCTTCCATTGTTGTCAACGACGAGAACGTCAAACGTGGCATCGACTTTATCAATATGCTTGTGCTGTGCTATAACGACCAGGCCAATATTGACAAAAACGAAGTGGCAAGGAAGACGGAGGAGTTCATCAACCAACGCTTAGAGAAGATTGATGCTGAACTGGGAACGACGGAGAACTCTTTGGAGAACTACAAAAAACGCAACGCAGTGACCCAATTAGAGGCGGATGCAGCACAGTCACTGCAGCTCTCAGCTCAGTATGCAGCCCGTCTGGCAGACATCAACACACAACTGCAACTGCTCGACTATCTGCGACAATATGTTGACAACTCCGAAAACCGCTATAAACTGATACCGGCCAATATCGGCATGGACGACAGGGCATCAACGCAACTGATAGCCGACTACAACAAAACTGTACAGGAGCGCAACCGACTGATGCGAAGTGCCAGTGAGCAGTCGCCACAGGTGCAGTCGCTTACCAAGACACTTGACGACATGGAGATTTCTATCCGTCAGGCTTTCGCACAGGCCCGCCATTCCGCCGAACTGCAACGCAGCTCCATCCAGGGGCAGTATGGCAAGTACCAAAGTCGCATCGGCAGCACGCCGGAGCAGGAACGTGTGCTCAACCAGATTGGCCGTCAGCAGGAAGTGCGCTCAGGGCTCTATTTACTGCTGCTACAGAAGCGTGAGGAAAACAGCATTTCACTCGCAGCTACGGCTGACAAGGGAAAGCTCATAGCCATGCCTCTGTACATGGGACAGGTAAGCCCTCGGAAGGGCATGATTCTTGGAACAGCCTTCATTATAGGTCTGCTCATCCCGTTTGTCATCTTGTTTGTCATAGAATTGCTACGCTACCGCATAGAGGGCCGCGAGGATGTCGCCTCGCTGACCAAGGTGCCTATTGTAGCTGATGTACCCATAGCTAGCGAAAGTGTGAAGACTGCTGCGGGTATCGTGGTACAGGCCGACAAGAACAGTCAGATTGACGAGGTGTTCCGAGCACTGCGCACCAATGTGCAGTTTATGATGGCAGAGAACGAAAAAATCATCCTCTTCACCTCGAGCATCTCTGGCGAAGGCAAGACGTTCCTCGCTGCCAACCTCGCTGTGTCGTTTGCACTGCTCGGCAAGAGGGTGATGCTTGTGGGATGCGACATACGTAAGCCTGCACTCGGACGCCTGTTTGGTATGTCAAACTTAAAACAGGGCCTCACCAACCTGCTCAGGTCAGAGCATGTCACTGCAGAACTCCTGCACAACGAATCATGCAACTCTGGAGTGCACCCTGGGCTTGACCTCCTGCTGTCGGGTCCTATTCCTCCGAATCCTACGGAGCTATTGAGCAGAAAGACTCTGAAGGAGGTGCTCGACCTGCTCAGCGAGGAGTACGACTATATCATTCTCGATACTGCTCCCGTAGGACTGGTTACCGACACCCTGTTACTGGCCCACTATGCCAATGTTTGCTGCTTCGTCTGCCGTGCTGACTATACGCCAAAGGCGAATGTCTCACTGCTCGACTCTCTGGCTCAGGAAGAAAAACTACCCAATGCCTGCGTAGTTCTTAATGGAGTCGACATGTCGAAGAGGAAGTACGGTTACTATTATGGCTACGGCCGTTACGGAAAATATGGCCGTTACGGAAAATATGGTCGCTATGGCTATGGCAGTTATGGTTACGGCAACTATGCATCCTCCCATTACGGCGACAAAAATGATGGCAGTATAAAGAGATGA
- a CDS encoding WecB/TagA/CpsF family glycosyltransferase: protein MLLQLKTLDIICTMPELDRIPAGKILINTINVHSYNTAQEDKAFAEALSKGDYLIPDGAHLVKACRWLKAKSQPALRIAGWDLFIFEMERLEGRCKRENVRGKVMFLGSSEEVLALIRKRAAVDYPHLDIITFSPPFKPEFSDEENQAMIGAVNRADPDLLWIGMTAPKQEKWAYQHWDELNIHCHCGTVGAVFEFYAGTQKRAPLSWQRNSLEWLHRLIMEPRRMWRRYIIGAVKFLYYISKEFIND, encoded by the coding sequence ATGTTACTTCAACTCAAGACGCTCGACATAATCTGCACAATGCCGGAACTTGACAGGATTCCTGCCGGGAAAATACTTATCAACACCATCAATGTCCACTCTTATAATACGGCTCAAGAAGACAAGGCGTTTGCTGAGGCACTCAGTAAGGGGGATTATCTGATTCCTGATGGTGCTCACCTCGTCAAAGCCTGCCGATGGTTGAAGGCGAAGAGCCAACCCGCCCTGCGCATTGCAGGATGGGACCTTTTCATCTTTGAAATGGAAAGGCTTGAAGGTAGATGTAAGAGGGAGAACGTAAGGGGTAAGGTGATGTTTCTTGGTTCAAGTGAAGAAGTGCTGGCCTTGATTCGGAAACGGGCGGCTGTCGATTATCCGCATCTGGACATTATAACCTTTTCACCACCCTTTAAGCCTGAGTTCTCGGATGAGGAGAATCAGGCGATGATTGGGGCCGTCAATCGTGCTGACCCAGACCTGCTCTGGATAGGCATGACAGCTCCAAAACAGGAGAAATGGGCATATCAACATTGGGACGAACTAAATATCCACTGCCATTGCGGAACTGTCGGTGCCGTGTTCGAATTCTATGCCGGCACCCAAAAACGCGCTCCCCTTTCGTGGCAAAGAAATTCCTTGGAATGGCTCCACCGACTGATTATGGAACCGAGAAGAATGTGGCGACGATATATCATCGGCGCCGTAAAGTTCCTTTATTATATAAGTAAAGAATTTATTAACGATTAA
- a CDS encoding glycosyltransferase family 4 protein, giving the protein MDVIIVSPSLDPTKNVSGLSAVTRFIIENNPHHNYVHFELGRKDVEKGGIYRVNPIIRKYKDWKCLLKTYPDAIVHYNFPLEKLGITRDTPFMRAALKNGNRMIIHIHGGAYLTSESVPFPFRQMLKYVFSWNVPFITLSEMEAEVLRKRFHAKHVVSLPNCVDLKDAQTFKRKYKDHSTPLTLGYLGRITETKGMDYLLQACCLLKERHIPFCLKIAGAEEYEGQYLPQFSNLLGNQFVYAGIVGGESKNAFLKDLDVLVMPTFFEGLPMSLLECMSYGVVPVITPVGSIPTVVTEWQNGLFIKVKDTQSIVDAITYLHTHRDNLEQMSKSSRNYIHEHFSPDSYIDKLNNIYDL; this is encoded by the coding sequence ATGGATGTTATCATCGTCTCACCTTCACTTGACCCAACGAAGAATGTTAGCGGTTTGTCCGCTGTGACGCGATTTATCATAGAGAACAACCCACATCACAACTATGTGCATTTTGAATTAGGACGGAAGGATGTCGAAAAGGGCGGCATTTATAGGGTAAATCCTATCATACGAAAATATAAAGACTGGAAGTGCCTCCTAAAGACCTACCCCGATGCTATCGTACATTATAACTTCCCATTGGAGAAACTTGGTATCACACGAGATACACCCTTTATGCGTGCGGCACTCAAGAATGGGAACAGGATGATTATTCACATTCATGGTGGCGCTTATCTTACATCCGAGAGCGTCCCATTCCCTTTCCGACAGATGTTGAAATACGTATTTTCCTGGAATGTGCCTTTCATTACACTGAGTGAGATGGAAGCAGAGGTTCTAAGAAAGAGATTCCATGCAAAACACGTGGTGTCACTGCCGAACTGCGTAGACCTGAAAGATGCCCAGACTTTTAAACGCAAATATAAAGATCATTCAACTCCTCTTACCTTGGGCTATCTTGGCCGTATCACCGAGACAAAAGGCATGGACTATCTCTTGCAGGCTTGTTGCCTGTTAAAAGAACGCCATATTCCGTTTTGTCTGAAAATCGCAGGAGCGGAAGAGTATGAAGGACAATATCTGCCGCAGTTCAGCAACCTGCTCGGAAATCAGTTTGTGTATGCTGGAATAGTCGGTGGAGAGAGCAAGAACGCCTTCCTGAAAGACCTTGATGTGCTTGTTATGCCCACCTTCTTCGAGGGACTACCAATGTCCCTGCTCGAATGTATGAGCTATGGAGTGGTTCCTGTCATTACGCCTGTTGGTAGTATTCCGACTGTTGTGACAGAATGGCAAAATGGACTATTCATCAAAGTAAAAGACACACAATCCATCGTGGATGCGATTACTTACCTGCATACCCACAGAGACAATTTAGAACAGATGAGTAAATCATCTCGTAACTACATACACGAGCACTTTAGCCCTGATTCCTATATAGACAAGCTCAATAATATTTATGACCTTTAA
- a CDS encoding glycosyltransferase family 2 protein gives MKRLAIIIPAYKATFLPAALDSITAQTCKDFTLYVGDDCSPEPIGSIVEQYKDKVNLVYQRFDTNLGGKDLVAQWERCIAMSKEEPYIWLFSDDDVMEPNCVEELLRQIEKTEEYYDVYHFNVDIINERGAFKKRKQDYPAVLPAYRFYRGKNSGRLTAFVVENVFSRKVYEQMDGFPKYDLAWGSDVVAWIVFSGRKGMCTVPNARVCWRQSSQNITPDYSRQIAERKLRAQMALLNWAYQYFAEKTDIYATNRAFFILFIHYNRRFVSKESIKEAFDTFFAAHGRHWDRPLIYFFAFLIDGIYFRIRKWSVWLYGDTKE, from the coding sequence GTGAAGAGACTTGCGATTATCATACCAGCCTATAAGGCTACTTTTCTGCCTGCTGCGCTCGATTCGATAACGGCGCAAACATGCAAGGACTTCACCTTGTATGTGGGTGATGACTGTAGCCCTGAGCCTATAGGCAGTATCGTGGAGCAATACAAAGACAAAGTAAATCTGGTTTATCAGCGGTTTGACACCAATTTAGGAGGCAAAGACCTTGTTGCTCAATGGGAGCGGTGCATCGCCATGAGCAAGGAAGAGCCTTATATTTGGCTCTTCAGCGATGACGATGTGATGGAGCCGAATTGTGTGGAGGAACTGTTGCGGCAGATAGAGAAGACGGAGGAATATTATGATGTCTATCACTTCAATGTGGATATAATAAACGAGCGTGGAGCGTTTAAAAAGCGGAAACAAGACTATCCGGCAGTGCTTCCGGCCTATCGTTTCTACCGTGGCAAGAATTCAGGGCGGTTGACAGCTTTTGTCGTGGAGAATGTGTTCTCACGAAAAGTCTATGAACAAATGGACGGTTTCCCGAAATATGATTTGGCATGGGGCAGCGATGTGGTAGCGTGGATTGTGTTCTCTGGCAGAAAGGGTATGTGTACTGTGCCCAATGCAAGAGTATGTTGGCGGCAAAGTTCACAGAATATCACCCCCGACTATTCACGCCAAATAGCAGAACGTAAATTGAGAGCTCAGATGGCACTCCTGAACTGGGCTTATCAGTATTTTGCAGAGAAAACGGATATCTACGCCACAAACAGAGCGTTCTTTATCCTCTTTATACATTATAACAGAAGATTTGTCAGCAAGGAAAGCATCAAGGAAGCCTTTGACACTTTCTTTGCCGCACACGGGCGCCACTGGGACAGGCCGCTGATCTATTTCTTCGCCTTCCTTATTGACGGGATTTACTTCCGAATCAGGAAATGGTCTGTATGGCTCTATGGAGATACTAAGGAGTGA
- a CDS encoding glycosyltransferase family 4 protein, with amino-acid sequence MRYYISIASFSKRSTLIDLKELYPHTGIYPATEIYPEFNDFCNILDLSHVYVVNQRHKQKFHPVNLLLMVRLVIHFLMQKPDVIHLTQQPCLTQKLLYLIKNKLVLTVHDPFRHSGFTNKMTERDRRMAFRLIPKLVLLNNRQSSAFASYYHVPNNHIYINKLGMYSSILYVDPLPFQSDRPFILFFGQIVEYKGVEYLLEAMKIVHSRYPELMLVVAGGGKYYFDIEPYKKLDYVRIINHYIGTRELAGMLRACEFGVCPYKDATQSGVIQTAFTLGVPMVVTNVGALAVSVQHNITGLVVNPCDVNDLANGIMDLYSNKEKRNTMRTHIKEIWMKDMGWETIADDYLKCYENP; translated from the coding sequence GTGAGATACTACATCTCTATTGCATCTTTTAGCAAGCGGTCAACACTCATTGACCTGAAAGAGTTGTATCCGCATACAGGCATCTATCCCGCAACGGAAATATACCCGGAGTTCAATGACTTCTGTAACATACTCGACCTTTCGCATGTTTACGTCGTCAATCAAAGGCACAAGCAGAAATTTCATCCTGTCAACTTACTTTTGATGGTGAGATTGGTCATCCATTTTTTGATGCAGAAGCCGGATGTCATTCATTTAACCCAACAGCCTTGCTTGACACAGAAATTATTATATCTGATAAAGAATAAGTTGGTGTTGACCGTTCATGATCCTTTCAGGCATTCAGGTTTTACAAACAAAATGACGGAGAGGGATAGAAGAATGGCCTTTAGGCTTATCCCAAAACTCGTCTTACTCAACAATAGGCAGTCTTCAGCATTCGCATCCTATTATCATGTCCCTAATAACCATATATATATCAACAAACTGGGGATGTACAGCAGCATACTGTATGTTGACCCACTGCCATTCCAGAGCGATAGGCCGTTCATCCTCTTTTTCGGACAGATTGTGGAATACAAGGGCGTAGAATACCTCTTGGAGGCCATGAAGATTGTGCATAGCCGCTATCCTGAACTCATGTTGGTGGTAGCCGGCGGTGGGAAATATTATTTTGACATTGAGCCATACAAGAAGCTGGACTATGTGAGAATCATCAATCACTATATAGGTACCAGGGAGTTAGCAGGCATGCTTCGGGCTTGCGAATTTGGCGTTTGTCCATACAAGGATGCGACGCAAAGCGGTGTTATTCAAACAGCCTTCACATTAGGTGTACCAATGGTTGTAACCAATGTGGGAGCGCTTGCAGTTTCTGTTCAACACAACATCACAGGGCTTGTTGTTAATCCTTGTGATGTGAACGATTTGGCAAATGGCATCATGGACTTATATTCAAACAAGGAAAAACGGAATACGATGAGAACTCATATCAAGGAAATATGGATGAAGGATATGGGTTGGGAGACGATTGCAGATGACTATCTGAAATGTTATGAAAATCCTTGA
- a CDS encoding nucleotidyltransferase family protein gives MTSIRNFVILLRCGMGLKTKEGQRPMPDVDGEQEWQQMMRIAKKQAVQGVVERGIRMMPEEQRPPRKINMAAMMLSDKIAMLNRRVDTACVKVAAMMEEAGLPCCILKGQGIALTYPDPTARVPGDIDVWVMAPPKQVIAFARKAQPDAFACYHHVEYVKCDGIEVELHYRPAFLNNLIYNRRLQQWFLSEAATQREHRVELLNGAGVVSVPTNAFNRIFLMVHIMNHVIHEGIGMRQMMDYYFLLRQGFTEEERQHDVQLLRQFGLYDITAAVMFVMRQLFAMPKRYLLVPPDEQRGIFLMNEILYGGNFGQYDPQSIQANTPWRKNMLRLKRDWRLLKIFPSECLWEPIFRWWHFFWRQLHRRINS, from the coding sequence ATGACCTCAATTAGGAATTTTGTCATTCTGTTGCGTTGTGGTATGGGACTGAAGACCAAAGAGGGTCAGCGGCCTATGCCGGATGTTGACGGCGAACAAGAGTGGCAACAGATGATGAGGATAGCCAAGAAACAGGCCGTACAAGGCGTGGTTGAGCGTGGCATACGTATGATGCCGGAAGAGCAACGCCCACCGCGAAAGATAAACATGGCTGCCATGATGTTGAGTGATAAGATTGCAATGCTCAACAGAAGGGTTGACACAGCATGCGTCAAGGTAGCTGCCATGATGGAGGAGGCTGGGTTGCCTTGTTGCATACTGAAAGGGCAGGGCATAGCCCTTACCTATCCAGACCCGACAGCTCGTGTGCCGGGTGACATCGATGTGTGGGTGATGGCTCCGCCAAAGCAGGTAATAGCCTTTGCACGAAAGGCTCAGCCCGATGCCTTTGCGTGCTATCACCATGTGGAGTATGTGAAATGCGACGGCATAGAGGTAGAACTGCACTATCGGCCGGCATTCCTCAATAATCTCATTTACAACAGACGACTGCAGCAGTGGTTTCTTAGCGAGGCAGCCACACAGCGGGAACACCGTGTGGAACTGCTAAATGGCGCTGGAGTGGTGAGCGTACCAACCAATGCCTTTAACCGCATATTTCTGATGGTACATATCATGAACCATGTGATACACGAGGGTATTGGCATGCGACAGATGATGGACTACTATTTCCTGTTGAGGCAGGGCTTCACAGAAGAAGAACGGCAGCATGACGTGCAATTGCTGCGACAGTTTGGCCTTTATGATATAACGGCTGCAGTCATGTTTGTGATGAGGCAACTGTTCGCCATGCCAAAGCGATATTTGCTTGTTCCGCCAGACGAGCAGCGCGGCATTTTCCTGATGAACGAGATTCTCTATGGAGGAAACTTCGGTCAGTATGATCCGCAGTCAATACAGGCAAACACACCATGGAGAAAGAACATGCTGCGATTGAAGCGAGACTGGAGACTGCTGAAAATATTTCCCTCCGAGTGCCTTTGGGAACCAATATTCCGTTGGTGGCATTTCTTTTGGCGCCAACTGCACCGTAGAATTAATTCTTAA
- a CDS encoding lipopolysaccharide biosynthesis protein codes for MSQKNLKKKAAAGMIWTALQKYSTMIIRFISGIILARLLTPFDYGCIGMLMIFMVLAEAFIDGGFGSALIQKKRPTQEDYSTIFWFNVGMSVLLYAVLYVSAPAIARFYDISLLCDVLRVQGVILFIYAFNVIQKNQLRKKLNFKVLSIVTVTTSISALIITILMAYHGFGVWALVTQNIITAAIPALIFWFYIKWRPIWTFSVKSFRELFSFGIYMFLTHLVNRFGQQLQGLLIGKFYNASTMGYYSKADGTERLASTSISGVMTQVTYPLYAEAQDEKEKLTNMICRITMTLSYVTFPLMFILLLCAKPIFVFLYSDRWLQSVPYFQVLCIAGLAGCLQSVNLQSIAAIGKSKEMFLWTIFKRIVGIGIVVSGLVCFGMKGLLAGVVFNYWFSWFVNISLVSKYIGYKWYKQIVDILPVTIVSLFAALVSFGVGYLLHLDMYPDGIVKFTIYVIIYLGWSFVFKPEAYTYFLTIIPSKLKIWKKKV; via the coding sequence ATGTCGCAGAAGAATCTTAAAAAGAAAGCTGCCGCAGGCATGATTTGGACGGCGTTGCAGAAATATTCTACAATGATTATCCGTTTTATCTCCGGCATCATCTTGGCGCGCCTGCTCACACCATTTGACTATGGTTGCATCGGTATGCTGATGATATTTATGGTGTTGGCCGAAGCATTTATCGATGGTGGCTTTGGTTCCGCCCTGATACAGAAGAAGCGTCCTACACAAGAGGACTATAGTACCATCTTTTGGTTCAATGTCGGCATGTCAGTGCTGCTTTATGCCGTCCTGTATGTCAGTGCCCCTGCTATTGCGCGATTCTACGATATTTCGCTCCTATGTGATGTTCTTCGAGTGCAGGGTGTGATATTGTTTATTTATGCCTTCAACGTCATCCAAAAGAACCAGTTGCGCAAGAAACTGAACTTCAAAGTTTTGTCCATCGTAACCGTTACAACGTCCATTTCTGCCCTGATTATAACCATTCTCATGGCCTATCATGGCTTCGGCGTCTGGGCGTTGGTAACCCAGAATATTATTACTGCCGCCATTCCTGCCCTCATATTCTGGTTTTACATCAAGTGGAGGCCCATTTGGACTTTTTCTGTCAAGTCATTTCGGGAACTGTTTAGTTTTGGCATCTATATGTTCCTGACCCATTTGGTCAACCGTTTCGGGCAACAATTGCAGGGGCTGCTGATTGGCAAGTTTTACAATGCATCCACTATGGGCTATTATTCCAAGGCAGACGGAACTGAAAGACTGGCCTCCACTTCCATCAGTGGAGTTATGACCCAAGTGACTTATCCGCTTTACGCCGAAGCACAGGATGAAAAGGAAAAACTGACCAACATGATTTGTCGCATTACGATGACACTCTCTTATGTTACATTTCCATTGATGTTCATTCTTTTGCTTTGCGCTAAACCTATCTTCGTCTTTCTTTATTCCGACCGATGGCTACAAAGTGTCCCGTATTTTCAAGTATTGTGTATAGCAGGGCTGGCTGGTTGTTTGCAGTCTGTCAATTTGCAATCCATTGCTGCTATTGGAAAAAGCAAAGAGATGTTTCTATGGACGATATTTAAGCGAATTGTTGGCATAGGAATAGTTGTGTCTGGATTGGTATGTTTTGGCATGAAAGGGCTTTTGGCGGGTGTTGTTTTTAATTATTGGTTCTCTTGGTTTGTCAATATCAGTCTGGTCTCAAAATATATTGGATACAAATGGTACAAGCAGATTGTGGACATCTTACCCGTCACGATAGTTTCATTATTTGCTGCATTAGTCAGTTTTGGCGTTGGCTATCTGTTGCATTTGGACATGTATCCCGATGGCATCGTAAAATTCACCATCTATGTGATTATTTATTTAGGTTGGTCTTTTGTATTTAAGCCGGAAGCATACACCTATTTCCTAACTATTATTCCATCAAAGCTTAAAATCTGGAAGAAGAAAGTCTAA
- a CDS encoding glycosyltransferase, which translates to MKILEVVFNLRPGGAERFAVDLTNELSKANEVTLMALKDDSVEPERDLFYASDLAARVTYKNVGIGKGYSVHTVVKIHKAIKKEKADIVHLHGDKMPHYCILAIFLLHRKMKFYQTIHSDIHNGYDSLFYRFLVKTFGYQQRMGFIALSETNYRDMIDVYPKIKGACIPNGRAPIVPTDRFDETREEMASYKSAADSRIYLHVARCNLVKNQRLLVEAFGKFVEKGYHADLVIIGPGFENKLGESIRAKAGTHVHFIGTRKNVGDYMLHADVFCLSSDYEGMPITLLEASLVGLPIVSTPVCGAVDVVENKVNGVLSEGHTVGQYLDALEYSYQHLCELRQNSLKMKDDSAYTIENCARKYMDFFNR; encoded by the coding sequence ATGAAAATCCTTGAAGTTGTATTTAACCTTCGTCCTGGTGGCGCAGAACGTTTTGCCGTTGACCTGACAAACGAACTTTCGAAGGCCAATGAAGTCACTCTGATGGCACTGAAAGATGATTCTGTCGAGCCAGAACGAGATCTGTTTTATGCTTCCGATTTGGCCGCCCGAGTTACATACAAAAATGTCGGGATTGGCAAAGGCTATTCTGTACATACAGTCGTCAAGATCCACAAAGCGATAAAAAAGGAGAAGGCGGACATCGTTCACCTGCACGGCGATAAAATGCCACACTATTGCATTCTGGCCATCTTCCTTCTCCATCGGAAAATGAAGTTTTATCAAACCATTCATAGCGATATTCATAACGGATACGATTCTCTGTTCTACCGCTTTCTTGTCAAAACGTTTGGCTATCAACAGAGAATGGGTTTTATAGCACTGAGCGAAACCAATTACCGCGACATGATAGATGTTTATCCTAAGATCAAAGGAGCATGCATTCCCAATGGCAGGGCGCCTATAGTGCCCACGGACAGATTTGATGAAACGAGAGAGGAAATGGCTTCCTATAAAAGCGCAGCAGACAGTCGTATCTATCTTCATGTGGCACGATGCAATCTAGTAAAGAACCAGAGGCTTTTGGTAGAGGCTTTTGGCAAATTCGTGGAAAAGGGTTACCATGCAGATTTAGTCATCATCGGTCCCGGTTTTGAGAACAAATTAGGGGAATCCATACGGGCAAAGGCCGGGACTCATGTGCATTTTATAGGAACGCGCAAGAATGTGGGTGATTACATGCTCCATGCAGATGTGTTCTGCTTGTCATCGGATTATGAGGGTATGCCTATCACCCTGTTGGAGGCAAGCCTTGTGGGCCTGCCCATCGTGTCGACACCCGTTTGTGGCGCGGTGGATGTCGTTGAGAACAAAGTGAATGGTGTATTGAGCGAAGGGCACACAGTCGGGCAATACTTGGATGCTTTGGAATATTCGTATCAGCATTTATGTGAATTGCGACAGAATTCGCTCAAGATGAAAGATGACAGTGCTTATACGATAGAGAATTGTGCAAGAAAATATATGGATTTCTTCAATCGGTAA